Proteins co-encoded in one Harpia harpyja isolate bHarHar1 unplaced genomic scaffold, bHarHar1 primary haplotype scaffold_47a, whole genome shotgun sequence genomic window:
- the LOC128138477 gene encoding uncharacterized protein LOC128138477, with product MLCCASCGQHCGSSGSSGNSMARAWGAVVLACLLLLALQAWDAQAAPRRAQGAVHVDQDAQWNPVPEVGGNPRAVRGDRGYLTSQLEPVREPWGDPTDVAAGDGYPASWLGFRADPQAGRMDVARRRAFPAPWLNPGLNPSWHPRETNRKTVQKEAFQKGSRHTVPVSDEEREAMQETGMPGADAGRRSEAAGHELLHKYYIPVTAVALAVVLSGLVGSCIVISRLRKRDPRSQGDEAALGQADTDSAWKSEDPTRDKGKAESGAGTRKVEVAQENGTFNNSSSPSLWPFVAELTQLYRSASADPSPLPACPSCSFTNDTSSVDNLISLDSPQPNPFWCPCHQFQQGYCTSEDESFLE from the exons ATGCTGTGCTGCGCCAGCTGCGGGCAACACTgtggcagcagcggcagcagcggcaacAGCATGGCGCGAGCCTGGGGGGCCGTGGTCCtcgcctgcctcctcctgctggcCCTGCAAGCCTGGGACGCCCAGGCTGCTCCAAGGCGAGCGCAGGGAGCAG TCCATGTTGATCAAGATGCTCAGTGGAATCCTGTTCCTGAGGTTGGGGGGAATCCCAGAG CTGTCCGTGGAGACAGGGGTTACTTGACTTCTCAACTTGAGCCTGTCCGTGAGCCTTGGGGCGATCCCACAG ATGTGGCTGCAGGCGATGGTTATCCAGCTTCCTGGCTGGGTTTCAGGGCTGACCCACAGGCAGGTCGCATGG ATGTGGCCAGACGGAGGGCTTTTCCAGCTCCTTGGCTGAATCCTGGGCTGAATCCCAGCTGGCATCCCAGGG AGACCAACCGTAAGACTGTGCAGAAGGAGGCCTTTCAGAAGGGAAGCAGGCACACCGTGCCAGTCTCCGATGAAGAAAGAGAGGCAATGCAAGAGACTGGCATGCCAG gGGCAGATGCTGGGAGAAGGTCTGAGGCTGCTGGTCACGAATTGCTGCACAAGTACTATATCCCAGTGACTGCAGTAGCCTTGGCTGTGGTGCTGTCTGGGCTAGTTGGATCTTGCATAGTCATTTCACGGCTGAGGAAGAGAGACCC AAGGAGCCAGGGAGATGAAGCAGCACTGGGACAAGCTGATACTGACTCTGCCTGGAAAAGTGAAGATCCAACTAGAGATAAAGGCAAAGCAGAGTCAGGAGCAGGAACAAGAAAAGTTGAGGTTGCTCAAGAAAATGGGACTTTCAACAACAGCTCCAGCCCATCACTGTGGCCTTTTGTGGCAGAGCTCACGCAGCTGTACAGGAGCGCAAGCGCAGACCCCTCACCTCTGCCCgcttgtcccagctgctctttcaccAACGATACCTCTTCAGTGGACAATTTGATTTCTCTCGACTCACCTCAGCCTAACCCCTTCTGGTGTCCCTGTCACCAGTTCCAACAGGGATACTGTACCTCAGAAGATGAGTCTTttttagagtaa